From a region of the Desulfobulbaceae bacterium genome:
- a CDS encoding 3-isopropylmalate dehydratase small subunit: MKMFGGSCIFLDRNDINTDEIIPAKYLTENSKLALKPYILEDLKLDGFDPQSDELRQARVIVTRQNFGCGSSREHAVWVFEVNDINVVIASSFARIFRQNMFNCGMLALELSEADIDTLMTERPATLDIDLQNSLITSKDTNAIQFTFTLNGFDRDLVASGGWLAYADKNY, translated from the coding sequence ATGAAAATGTTTGGTGGATCTTGCATTTTTTTAGATAGAAATGATATCAATACTGATGAAATTATTCCGGCAAAATATCTGACTGAAAACTCTAAGTTAGCTCTGAAACCATACATCCTTGAGGATTTAAAACTTGATGGCTTTGATCCTCAATCAGATGAGTTGCGTCAAGCTCGTGTAATTGTTACTCGTCAAAATTTTGGCTGTGGTTCATCCAGGGAACATGCTGTATGGGTTTTTGAGGTAAACGATATTAACGTGGTGATTGCCTCTAGTTTTGCCCGGATATTCAGACAGAATATGTTCAATTGCGGGATGCTGGCCCTTGAACTGTCTGAGGCCGACATCGATACACTTATGACCGAGAGACCGGCAACTCTTGATATCGACTTACAAAACAGTCTTATTACCTCAAAGGATACCAACGCCATACAGTTTACGTTCACTCTTAATGGATTTGATAGAGATCTGGTTGCCTCTGGTGGCTGGCTTGCCTACGCAGATAAAAACTATTAG